The following proteins come from a genomic window of Winogradskyella sp. PC-19:
- a CDS encoding peptidylprolyl isomerase, giving the protein MRIKLLSFIILLLCFNLSSAQKDETLLTIEGEDVSTDEFLKLYNKNLDLVKDESQKQLDTYLELFVSYKLKLKEAERLGLNKDANYKREFENYKKQLTKNYLSDNKVTDALVKEAYDRMSYDIKASHILILEDPEEEDTLVAYNKLLDYRKTLSNKGYQGAKAKYHNGNSVLVEDLGYFSAFKMVYDFESVAYKTKPGEVSMPFKTDFGYHVVKVDEKRPSRGTATAAHIMVSLKQNDSTINPEERINQIYKKLEQGEAFDALAKQFSDDKSSARNGGKLRAFKSGQLSSTVFENAAFELDNEEISKPIKTKFGWHIIKLINKQPIQSFEELKPSLESQVKRDARSKLINSAMVNKLSKRYEIKKNPEAKVYFEPILKGAYFSGKFNLPKDYKSDTPVVTVNDSVYTNNDFLHHLKAKQRKYMRQQTTVKKVLETEFELFYEQSVLDFREKNLVNENKDFADVLQEYRDGLLLFALMEKEIWNKASKDSIGLKKYYDANKVKYQWEDRIDVTIATTNNAVDAEKIMPIIRRNDSLSLLKSEIKNNGFDKKVILTTGIFEKSSLKLPSELEFKIGTSKIYNHNDGFHVFKIHDVIEAREKTLKEARGSVVNDYQNQIEEEWLASLRKKFKVEVNNKVLKRLKTKINN; this is encoded by the coding sequence ATGCGTATTAAATTACTAAGTTTTATAATTCTGCTTCTTTGTTTCAATTTATCCTCTGCACAAAAGGATGAAACATTATTAACTATTGAAGGTGAAGACGTATCTACTGATGAGTTCTTAAAGCTATACAATAAAAATCTTGACCTTGTAAAAGACGAATCTCAAAAACAATTAGACACCTATTTAGAATTGTTTGTTAGTTACAAATTAAAACTAAAGGAAGCTGAGCGCTTGGGCTTAAATAAAGATGCAAATTATAAGCGAGAATTCGAAAATTATAAAAAACAACTCACCAAGAATTATCTATCTGATAATAAAGTTACCGATGCATTGGTAAAAGAAGCTTATGATAGAATGAGTTATGATATTAAAGCATCACACATATTAATTTTAGAAGATCCTGAAGAAGAAGATACCCTTGTGGCATACAATAAGTTATTGGACTATAGAAAGACTTTGTCTAATAAAGGTTACCAAGGAGCTAAAGCTAAATACCACAACGGTAATTCAGTTTTGGTAGAAGACTTAGGTTACTTCTCAGCATTTAAAATGGTTTATGATTTTGAGTCTGTTGCTTATAAAACAAAACCAGGAGAAGTATCCATGCCTTTCAAAACAGATTTTGGTTATCATGTAGTAAAAGTAGATGAGAAACGACCATCTCGAGGAACAGCAACAGCAGCTCATATAATGGTGTCTTTAAAACAGAACGATAGTACTATAAATCCAGAAGAACGTATTAATCAGATTTATAAAAAATTGGAACAAGGAGAAGCTTTTGACGCATTAGCTAAGCAATTTTCTGATGATAAAAGCTCTGCAAGAAATGGTGGTAAATTGCGAGCTTTTAAAAGCGGCCAGTTGTCATCTACGGTTTTTGAAAATGCTGCTTTTGAATTAGATAATGAAGAAATTTCGAAGCCGATTAAAACTAAATTTGGCTGGCACATTATAAAGCTTATCAATAAGCAACCTATACAATCATTTGAAGAATTAAAACCGAGTTTAGAATCACAGGTAAAACGTGATGCACGTTCTAAGCTTATCAATAGTGCAATGGTAAATAAGCTTTCCAAGCGTTACGAAATTAAAAAGAATCCTGAAGCTAAAGTATATTTTGAGCCAATATTGAAGGGTGCTTATTTTTCAGGTAAATTTAATTTGCCAAAGGATTATAAATCAGATACACCAGTCGTAACTGTTAACGATTCAGTATATACTAATAATGATTTTCTTCATCATTTAAAAGCAAAGCAACGTAAGTATATGCGTCAGCAAACTACAGTAAAAAAGGTTTTAGAAACTGAGTTTGAATTATTTTACGAACAATCAGTATTAGACTTTAGAGAAAAAAACCTAGTTAATGAAAATAAAGATTTTGCAGATGTATTGCAAGAGTATAGAGACGGTTTATTGCTATTTGCACTCATGGAAAAAGAGATTTGGAACAAAGCCTCTAAAGATTCAATTGGTCTCAAAAAATATTACGACGCTAATAAAGTAAAATATCAATGGGAAGATAGAATAGATGTTACTATTGCGACTACAAATAATGCAGTTGATGCAGAAAAAATTATGCCTATCATAAGACGCAATGATTCATTATCATTACTTAAAAGCGAGATAAAAAATAATGGTTTTGATAAAAAAGTCATCCTCACTACAGGCATTTTTGAAAAATCTAGTTTAAAGCTTCCTTCAGAATTAGAATTTAAAATTGGAACGTCAAAGATTTATAATCATAACGATGGTTTTCATGTTTTCAAAATTCATGATGTAATAGAAGCAAGAGAGAAAACTTTAAAAGAAGCTCGTGGTTCTGTTGTTAATGATTACCAAAACCAAATTGAAGAAGAGTGGCTAGCAAGCTTAAGAAAAAAGTTTAAAGTCGAAGTCAATAATAAAGTATTAAAGCGTTTAAAAACAAAGATAAATAATTGA
- a CDS encoding peptidyl-prolyl cis-trans isomerase has protein sequence MKNRLLNIIIVVALLQSCDRFNSNEAENAVARVNDTYLYKEDIKKIIPEGASKADSTLLANSFINNWASNLLLMDKAKLNLSETQQENYDDLVKQYETDLYTKAYLEALVKRSIDTTITKAEADKIYHRNKESFKLNDELLKLRYLTLPQNAVNLDAIKSKFKNFEKADKVFLDSIAVQFKSYSLNDSVWVRASQVLEKIPVANQTNKNQLLKKSNFVQLKDSLNLYLIQINDVLLRGDYAPLDYVKPTVKQIISNKRKLALIKEIENEITKDAIKNKQFETYK, from the coding sequence TTGAAAAACAGGTTATTAAATATAATTATTGTTGTAGCTCTTTTGCAAAGTTGCGACCGTTTTAACTCTAATGAAGCTGAAAATGCAGTAGCGAGAGTTAATGATACTTATTTGTATAAGGAAGACATAAAAAAAATAATTCCTGAAGGCGCATCTAAAGCGGATAGTACTTTATTAGCTAATAGCTTCATAAATAATTGGGCAAGTAATTTATTATTAATGGATAAAGCAAAACTTAATTTATCCGAAACGCAACAAGAAAACTATGACGACTTAGTTAAGCAATATGAAACTGATTTGTACACAAAAGCATATTTAGAAGCTTTAGTAAAACGCTCAATTGATACTACCATAACTAAGGCAGAAGCTGATAAAATATATCACAGAAACAAAGAATCTTTTAAGCTCAATGATGAGTTATTAAAACTTCGTTATTTGACACTTCCACAAAACGCTGTGAATTTAGACGCCATAAAATCTAAGTTCAAAAACTTTGAAAAAGCAGACAAAGTTTTTTTAGACTCTATTGCAGTACAGTTTAAATCTTATTCATTAAATGATTCAGTTTGGGTAAGAGCATCACAGGTTTTAGAAAAGATACCAGTAGCAAATCAAACCAATAAAAATCAACTGTTAAAAAAATCTAATTTTGTGCAACTCAAAGACTCATTAAACCTATATTTGATTCAAATTAATGATGTACTTTTGCGAGGCGATTACGCACCCTTAGATTATGTTAAACCTACGGTAAAACAGATAATAAGTAACAAGCGTAAATTAGCTTTGATTAAGGAAATAGAAAATGAAATTACAAAAGATGCTATTAAAAATAAACAATTTGAAACCTATAAATAA
- a CDS encoding peptidylprolyl isomerase yields the protein MKPINKYTLSVLFVCFMLFGFSQEIIKDVAKATEITKKKITGNRIKADGVAAVVGDFIILDSEVSRRKAQIKAGGGNLGDITDCELFGSVLEEKLYAHQAIQDSIVVNELQIRSQIDQQMQAILGEFNGSMTKLLDFYKKDSEDALREEIYEINKNQSLASQMRDKVISEVEITPEEVRQFFNELKNSENGLPTFGTELQIANIVVIPEVTEESKNATIEKLKGFKRDVEENGASFTTKVLFFTEDTGSKSTGGLYTLNRKRPRMVKEFRDVAFSLQEGEISEPFESIYGYHIILLEKIRGQEYDVRHILIRPEITPDAIEAAQKTINDVRSKIADGSVSFADAAREFSDEKETKFEGGKLVNPVTQDFNFELTKMEPDVYAQVQDLKDGEVSPVIQDGDRENPIKFKLMMVTDRINDHEADFAKDYLKIKRLALQDKHFDAIEKWQKETIESTYIKINGEYRDCVFTGNWLKNR from the coding sequence TTGAAACCTATAAATAAATACACACTATCAGTCTTATTTGTATGTTTTATGCTTTTCGGATTTTCTCAAGAAATCATAAAAGACGTCGCAAAAGCTACAGAGATTACAAAGAAAAAAATAACAGGGAACCGTATCAAAGCCGATGGTGTAGCTGCTGTTGTCGGAGATTTTATCATTTTAGATTCTGAAGTAAGTAGAAGAAAAGCACAAATTAAAGCTGGTGGCGGAAATTTAGGAGATATAACTGATTGTGAATTGTTTGGTAGTGTTTTAGAAGAAAAGCTCTACGCACATCAAGCAATACAAGACAGTATAGTGGTTAATGAATTACAGATACGCTCGCAAATAGATCAACAAATGCAAGCGATTTTAGGTGAGTTTAATGGGTCAATGACGAAGTTATTAGATTTTTATAAAAAAGACTCTGAAGATGCCTTAAGAGAAGAAATTTACGAGATTAATAAGAATCAATCTCTAGCCTCTCAAATGAGAGACAAGGTTATTAGTGAAGTAGAAATTACACCGGAAGAAGTTCGTCAGTTTTTTAATGAGTTAAAAAATAGCGAAAACGGACTACCGACTTTTGGAACGGAATTACAAATTGCCAACATTGTCGTTATTCCTGAAGTTACAGAGGAATCAAAAAACGCAACAATAGAAAAGCTTAAGGGTTTCAAGAGAGATGTTGAAGAAAACGGAGCTAGCTTTACCACAAAAGTTTTATTTTTCACAGAAGATACCGGGTCGAAATCTACGGGCGGTTTATATACTTTAAACAGAAAAAGACCTCGAATGGTTAAAGAGTTTAGAGACGTAGCTTTTTCATTACAAGAAGGAGAAATTTCAGAACCTTTTGAGTCAATCTATGGTTACCACATCATTTTATTAGAGAAGATTAGAGGTCAAGAGTATGATGTAAGACACATACTTATACGTCCAGAAATAACTCCTGATGCTATTGAAGCTGCACAAAAAACGATTAATGATGTACGCTCTAAAATTGCTGATGGTTCAGTTAGCTTTGCAGATGCGGCTAGGGAATTTAGTGACGAAAAAGAAACTAAATTCGAAGGTGGTAAGTTAGTAAATCCAGTAACTCAAGATTTTAATTTTGAGTTAACTAAAATGGAGCCTGATGTTTATGCACAAGTTCAGGATTTAAAAGATGGTGAGGTTAGTCCAGTTATACAAGACGGTGACCGTGAAAACCCAATTAAATTTAAGCTTATGATGGTTACAGATCGTATTAATGACCATGAAGCGGATTTTGCAAAAGATTATCTAAAAATCAAAAGATTAGCCTTACAAGACAAACACTTTGACGCTATTGAAAAATGGCAAAAAGAAACCATTGAGTCGACTTACATAAAAATTAATGGTGAGTATAGAGATTGCGTCTTTACAGGTAATTGGTTAAAAAATAGATAA
- a CDS encoding AAA family ATPase: MSDVAAIENFVNKYKALKNEIAKVIVGQEAVIDQILISIFSGGHSLLIGVPGLAKTLMVNTIAQALGLDFKRIQFTPDLMPSDILGSEILDEDRRFKFIKGPIFANIILADEINRTPPKTQAALLEAMQERAVTVAGHNYKLELPYFVLATQNPIEQEGTYPLPEAQLDRFMFAINLEYPSFQEEVDVVKATTTDKKVSVNSLFSAQEIIDFQNVMRRIPVADNVIEYAVAMVGKTRPNTSTAADLVKEYVDWGAGPRASQNLILAAKTHAATKGKFSPDAEDIQAVATSILRHRIIKNYKAEAEGITDEAVIKSLF, translated from the coding sequence ATGTCGGATGTAGCTGCTATTGAAAACTTTGTAAATAAATACAAAGCGCTTAAAAATGAGATTGCAAAAGTTATTGTCGGACAAGAAGCTGTTATTGATCAGATACTGATTTCAATTTTTTCAGGAGGACATTCTCTACTTATCGGTGTCCCTGGCTTAGCTAAAACATTAATGGTTAATACCATAGCTCAGGCTTTAGGCTTAGATTTTAAGCGCATTCAATTTACACCGGATTTAATGCCGAGCGATATTTTGGGTAGTGAAATCTTAGATGAAGACAGGAGATTCAAATTTATAAAGGGTCCAATTTTCGCTAATATCATTCTTGCAGATGAAATTAACAGAACACCACCAAAAACACAAGCAGCTTTACTTGAAGCTATGCAAGAGCGTGCTGTTACAGTAGCAGGACACAATTATAAGTTAGAGTTACCTTATTTCGTTTTAGCAACTCAAAACCCAATTGAGCAAGAAGGAACGTATCCTTTACCAGAAGCACAGTTAGACCGTTTTATGTTTGCTATTAATCTAGAGTACCCATCTTTTCAAGAGGAAGTAGATGTGGTCAAAGCTACAACTACTGATAAAAAAGTTTCAGTTAATTCTTTATTTTCAGCACAAGAAATAATAGATTTTCAGAATGTTATGCGTCGCATCCCAGTAGCTGATAATGTCATCGAATATGCAGTGGCTATGGTTGGTAAAACAAGACCTAATACTAGTACAGCTGCAGATTTAGTAAAAGAATATGTAGATTGGGGAGCAGGTCCACGTGCGTCACAGAACTTGATTTTAGCTGCTAAAACTCATGCAGCAACAAAAGGTAAATTTTCACCAGATGCCGAAGATATACAAGCTGTAGCAACTTCGATATTACGCCACAGAATTATTAAAAATTACAAAGCCGAGGCCGAAGGCATAACTGACGAAGCAGTAATTAAAAGCTTATTCTAG
- a CDS encoding acyltransferase family protein — protein sequence MLNHPNRIFGLDVIRATAILLVLLSHCTYILPEFNKSLTDGIRLLGATGVDIFFVLSGYLIGGILLRKLDVGKIALSDLMHFWKRRWLRTLPNYFLVLILNIFLVFFLDDDLVNDVWLYFLFLQNFLTLHPNFFTEAWSLSIEEYAYLILPFLMYVSFVIFKNLKASKVFLYTTVFIIFFLFILKIHFYYSVEIESYKDWSSLFRKVVIYRLDAIYYGFVLVYLVSKYDFFKKQSYPLFIFGLILFICLHVIIVLLQIIPNSHKLFYSIFYLPLISISIAMVFPYFLKLKASNNIMKFIKYISTRSYALYLVNYSLVMLTFQQFLRPSILTVVIYLIVTFIISEILYRWFEIPILKLRKRLVPR from the coding sequence ATGTTGAATCATCCTAACAGAATTTTTGGTTTAGATGTTATTAGAGCAACTGCAATACTTCTTGTTCTATTATCGCATTGTACTTATATTCTACCTGAATTTAATAAGAGCTTAACTGATGGTATTCGTCTACTAGGAGCAACAGGTGTAGATATTTTCTTTGTGCTTAGCGGCTATCTTATTGGTGGCATATTACTCAGAAAATTAGATGTTGGTAAAATTGCGTTGTCAGATTTAATGCATTTCTGGAAACGTAGGTGGCTTAGAACCTTGCCTAACTATTTCCTAGTATTAATATTAAATATTTTTCTAGTCTTTTTTTTAGATGATGATTTAGTTAACGATGTTTGGCTATACTTTCTGTTTCTTCAAAATTTTTTAACACTACACCCTAACTTTTTTACCGAAGCTTGGAGTTTATCTATTGAGGAGTATGCATACTTAATTTTACCTTTTTTAATGTATGTTTCATTTGTAATATTCAAAAATTTAAAAGCCTCAAAAGTGTTTTTATACACTACAGTTTTTATAATTTTTTTTCTATTTATTTTAAAAATCCATTTTTATTATTCTGTAGAAATTGAAAGCTATAAAGACTGGAGTTCTCTATTTCGAAAAGTAGTTATATACAGACTTGATGCTATTTATTACGGTTTTGTATTGGTATATCTAGTTTCAAAATATGATTTTTTTAAAAAGCAGAGTTATCCGCTATTTATCTTTGGTTTAATACTGTTTATATGCCTTCATGTTATAATAGTTTTATTACAGATAATACCAAATAGCCATAAATTATTTTATAGTATTTTTTATTTGCCATTAATTAGTATTAGTATAGCTATGGTGTTTCCTTATTTTTTAAAACTCAAAGCAAGTAATAATATAATGAAGTTTATTAAATATATCAGTACGCGTTCTTATGCTCTTTACTTAGTTAATTATTCTTTAGTAATGCTAACATTTCAACAATTTTTAAGGCCTTCGATTTTGACAGTTGTAATTTATTTAATAGTAACTTTTATAATTTCAGAAATACTGTATAGGTGGTTTGAAATACCAATTTTGAAACTAAGAAAACGCTTAGTTCCAAGATAG
- a CDS encoding aconitate hydratase — protein sequence MAFDIDMIKKVYANMTERVDAARDVVGKPLTLSEKILYSHLWDGKPTTAFSRGKDYVDFAPDRVACQDATAQMALLQFMQAGKPKVAVPTTVHCDHLIQAKEGAATDLKNANDVSSEVFNFLESVSNKYGIGFWKPGAGIIHQVVLENYAFPGGMMIGTDSHTVNAGGLGMVAIGVGGADAVDVMAGMAWELKFPKLIGVKLTGKLSGWTAPKDVILKVAEILTVKGGTGAIVEYFGPGATAMSCTGKGTICNMGAEIGATTSTFGYDDSMERYLRATDRADVADEANKIKDYLTADADVYANPEQYFDQVIEINLSELGPLLNGPFTPDLSTTVGSAMTEKATANEWPLQVEWGLIGSCTNSSYEDLSRASSIAQQAIDKGLKMKSELGINPGSEQVRYTAERDGILGIFEDLDAKIFTNACGPCIGQWARYSDPKNAPKNSIVHSFNRNFAKRADGNPNTHAFVASPELTAAIAVAGRLDFNPLTDKLINENGEEVMFDEPTGWELPPKGFEVKDNGYLEPVADGSGVEVTVNPTSERLQLLTPFTPIEGNIKDVKLLIKAFGKCTTDHISMAGPWLRFRGHLDNIANNTLIGAVNAFNKKTNFVKNQLTGDYGGVPDTQREYKKNGVWSVVVGDHNYGEGSSREHAAMQPRHLGVAAVIVKSFARIHETNLKKQGMLGLTFANEADYDLIQEDDTFNFTDLDAFAPNKQLTLEIVHADGSSDAIKLNHTYNDSQIEWYHEGSALNLIKKQNA from the coding sequence ATGGCTTTTGACATTGATATGATTAAGAAGGTTTATGCCAACATGACGGAGCGCGTAGATGCAGCTAGAGATGTTGTTGGTAAACCATTAACTCTTTCAGAAAAAATATTATACTCTCATTTATGGGATGGAAAACCTACTACAGCTTTCTCTAGAGGAAAGGATTACGTAGATTTTGCTCCAGATCGTGTTGCTTGTCAAGACGCAACAGCGCAAATGGCATTATTACAGTTTATGCAAGCTGGTAAGCCAAAAGTGGCTGTTCCAACAACGGTACATTGTGATCACCTAATACAGGCAAAAGAAGGAGCTGCTACAGATTTAAAAAATGCTAATGATGTAAGTAGCGAAGTTTTTAATTTCCTTGAGTCTGTATCTAACAAGTATGGTATTGGTTTTTGGAAGCCAGGTGCAGGTATTATTCACCAAGTAGTTTTAGAAAATTATGCATTTCCTGGTGGTATGATGATAGGTACCGACTCTCATACTGTAAACGCAGGTGGTTTAGGAATGGTAGCAATTGGTGTCGGTGGTGCAGATGCAGTAGATGTAATGGCTGGTATGGCTTGGGAACTGAAGTTTCCAAAATTGATTGGTGTTAAATTAACAGGTAAATTATCGGGTTGGACAGCACCAAAGGATGTAATACTAAAAGTTGCTGAAATATTAACTGTAAAAGGTGGAACAGGAGCTATCGTTGAATATTTTGGCCCAGGTGCTACTGCAATGTCTTGTACAGGTAAAGGCACTATTTGTAATATGGGAGCAGAAATAGGAGCGACTACATCTACATTTGGCTATGATGATTCTATGGAGCGTTATTTACGTGCTACTGATAGAGCAGATGTAGCAGATGAAGCTAACAAAATAAAAGATTATCTAACAGCAGATGCCGATGTATATGCAAATCCGGAGCAGTATTTTGATCAAGTTATAGAAATTAACTTATCAGAATTAGGGCCACTATTAAACGGACCTTTTACTCCAGATTTATCAACAACTGTAGGTAGCGCAATGACTGAGAAAGCAACAGCTAACGAATGGCCACTTCAAGTAGAATGGGGTTTGATTGGTTCTTGTACCAATTCTTCTTATGAAGATTTATCTCGTGCATCTTCAATTGCTCAACAAGCTATTGATAAAGGTCTAAAAATGAAATCTGAACTTGGTATCAATCCAGGTTCTGAGCAGGTGCGTTACACTGCTGAACGTGATGGCATCTTAGGGATTTTTGAAGACCTAGATGCTAAAATATTCACTAATGCTTGTGGACCTTGTATTGGCCAATGGGCACGATATAGTGATCCTAAAAATGCACCTAAGAATAGTATTGTACACTCTTTTAATAGAAACTTTGCTAAGCGTGCAGATGGTAATCCAAATACACATGCCTTTGTAGCATCTCCTGAGTTAACTGCAGCAATAGCTGTTGCTGGTCGCTTGGATTTTAATCCATTAACAGATAAGTTAATTAACGAAAACGGTGAAGAAGTAATGTTTGATGAGCCAACAGGATGGGAATTACCACCAAAAGGCTTTGAGGTTAAAGATAATGGTTATTTAGAACCAGTGGCTGATGGTAGTGGTGTTGAAGTAACAGTCAACCCTACATCAGAACGTTTGCAATTATTAACTCCATTTACACCTATAGAAGGTAACATCAAAGATGTTAAATTATTAATTAAAGCATTTGGGAAATGTACAACTGATCACATTTCAATGGCAGGTCCATGGCTACGATTTAGAGGACATTTAGACAATATTGCAAATAATACATTGATTGGTGCCGTAAATGCATTTAATAAGAAAACAAATTTTGTTAAGAATCAATTAACAGGCGATTATGGAGGAGTTCCTGATACACAACGTGAATACAAGAAAAATGGTGTTTGGTCTGTTGTTGTTGGAGATCATAATTATGGTGAAGGTTCATCTCGCGAGCATGCTGCAATGCAACCACGTCATTTAGGTGTAGCTGCAGTTATTGTAAAATCTTTTGCTCGTATTCACGAAACAAACCTTAAAAAGCAAGGTATGTTAGGACTGACATTTGCTAATGAAGCGGATTACGATTTAATACAAGAAGACGATACTTTTAACTTTACAGATTTAGATGCTTTTGCACCTAATAAACAATTGACTTTAGAGATTGTTCATGCAGATGGAAGTTCGGATGCTATTAAATTGAATCATACATACAATGATTCTCAAATAGAATGGTATCATGAAGGTTCGGCATTAAACTTAATAAAAAAGCAGAATGCTTAA
- the rpsT gene encoding 30S ribosomal protein S20 codes for MANHKSALKRIRSNEKRRLLNRYQHKTTRNAIKKLRELTSAKEAQAMLPSVVSMIDKLAKKNVIHANKAGNLKSQLTKHVAAL; via the coding sequence ATGGCAAATCATAAGTCAGCATTAAAAAGAATTAGAAGTAACGAGAAGAGACGTCTGCTGAACAGATACCAGCACAAAACAACACGTAACGCTATCAAGAAGTTACGTGAATTAACTAGCGCTAAAGAAGCACAAGCTATGTTACCTTCTGTAGTTAGTATGATTGATAAGTTAGCTAAGAAAAATGTTATACATGCTAATAAAGCTGGAAACCTTAAATCTCAATTAACTAAGCACGTTGCTGCTTTGTAA
- the proS gene encoding proline--tRNA ligase, which produces MSKNLTKRAEDYSKWYNELVVKADLAENSAVRGCMVIKPYGYAIWENMQAELDKMFKATGHQNAYFPLFVPKSLFEAEEKNAEGFAKECAVVTHYRLQNDPDNEGKLRVDPEAKLEEELVVRPTSEAIIWNTYKGWIQSYRDLPILINQWANVVRWEMRTRLFLRTAEFLWQEGHTAHATESEAIAETEQMNKVYADFAENFMAIPVIKGVKTESERFAGAIDTHCIEALMQDGKALQAGTSHFLGQNFAKAFDVKFTNKEGKQDYVWATSWGVSTRLMGALIMTHSDDQGLVLPPNLAPNQVVIVPIYRNDEQFEAIKKVVSKLKSDLEAKNISVKFDDRDTFRPGAKFAQHELQGVPLRIAIGPKDLENGTVELARRDTLTKEVVTIEGIENKISDLLNTIQQDLFNKAQTYRDEHITEVDDFETFKKILETKTGFISAHWDGTIETENKIKELTKATIRCIPYDSVMEEGQCVYTGNISKQRVLFAKAY; this is translated from the coding sequence ATGAGCAAAAATCTTACAAAAAGAGCAGAAGATTATTCAAAATGGTATAACGAATTGGTGGTCAAAGCCGATTTAGCTGAAAACTCAGCGGTAAGAGGCTGCATGGTTATCAAACCCTACGGTTATGCGATTTGGGAAAATATGCAAGCAGAATTAGATAAAATGTTCAAAGCTACTGGACATCAAAATGCTTATTTTCCGCTTTTCGTTCCTAAAAGTTTATTTGAAGCCGAAGAAAAGAATGCTGAAGGTTTTGCTAAAGAATGTGCTGTAGTCACACATTACAGGTTACAAAATGATCCAGATAACGAAGGTAAGTTAAGAGTTGATCCTGAAGCAAAATTAGAAGAAGAGCTTGTAGTAAGACCAACAAGTGAAGCTATTATATGGAATACATACAAGGGATGGATTCAAAGTTACAGAGACTTACCTATACTTATTAACCAATGGGCAAATGTTGTACGTTGGGAGATGCGTACACGCTTATTTTTACGTACAGCAGAATTTTTATGGCAAGAAGGACATACTGCTCACGCCACTGAATCAGAAGCTATAGCTGAAACAGAACAGATGAATAAAGTATACGCCGATTTTGCTGAAAACTTTATGGCTATTCCTGTTATCAAAGGTGTAAAAACAGAAAGCGAACGTTTTGCTGGTGCAATAGATACGCATTGTATAGAAGCCCTAATGCAAGACGGAAAAGCCCTTCAAGCCGGAACATCTCACTTTTTGGGTCAAAATTTTGCAAAGGCATTTGATGTTAAGTTTACTAACAAAGAAGGAAAACAAGATTACGTTTGGGCTACGTCATGGGGTGTCTCTACTCGATTGATGGGCGCATTAATAATGACTCATAGTGATGACCAAGGCCTAGTATTACCGCCAAACCTTGCTCCTAACCAAGTTGTTATTGTTCCCATATATAGAAACGATGAACAGTTTGAAGCTATAAAAAAAGTTGTATCAAAACTAAAATCTGACTTAGAGGCAAAGAACATAAGTGTAAAATTTGACGACAGAGATACTTTTAGACCTGGTGCTAAATTTGCCCAGCACGAACTACAAGGCGTACCACTTCGTATTGCTATTGGCCCAAAAGATTTAGAAAATGGCACTGTTGAATTAGCTAGACGTGACACGTTAACTAAGGAAGTAGTTACAATTGAGGGTATTGAGAATAAAATTTCAGATTTATTGAATACGATTCAACAAGACTTATTTAATAAAGCACAGACTTACAGAGATGAACATATAACAGAAGTAGATGACTTCGAAACTTTCAAAAAAATACTAGAAACTAAAACTGGGTTTATTTCTGCTCATTGGGATGGTACAATAGAGACTGAAAATAAAATAAAAGAACTTACAAAAGCTACCATTAGATGTATTCCTTACGACAGCGTAATGGAGGAAGGACAATGTGTTTACACAGGTAATATATCAAAACAACGTGTCCTCTTTGCAAAGGCATATTAA